The Bordetella sp. FB-8 genome includes a window with the following:
- a CDS encoding DUF1330 domain-containing protein has protein sequence MAKAYWVVSYRKIKDQQKLEAYAQLAGPAVAEGGGRFVARGVALKAYELGALQRTTVVEFDSAEKAVACREGQAYRRALEALGDAVERDFRIVQGTE, from the coding sequence ATGGCGAAAGCGTATTGGGTTGTCTCGTACCGCAAGATCAAGGACCAGCAGAAGCTGGAGGCCTACGCGCAGCTCGCGGGTCCGGCCGTGGCCGAGGGCGGCGGGCGCTTCGTTGCCCGCGGCGTGGCGCTAAAGGCCTACGAACTGGGTGCGCTGCAGCGCACCACCGTGGTCGAGTTCGACAGCGCGGAAAAAGCCGTCGCCTGCCGGGAGGGGCAAGCCTACCGGCGCGCGCTCGAAGCGCTGGGCGACGCCGTGGAGCGGGATTTCCGCATCGTGCAAGGCACCGAATGA
- a CDS encoding GMC family oxidoreductase: MTDSNTSAPLYDYVIVGAGTAGCLLANRLSADPAVKVLLLEAGGQDDWRWLHIPVGYLYCIGNPRTDWCYRTEPDPGIAGRSLGYPRGRVLGGCSSINGMIYMRGQKADYDGWAALGNSGWSWDEVLPLFKAVEDHHAGGSDFHGAGGEWRVERQRLSWSLLDAFRDAAAQAGIAKVQDFNRGDNEGCNYFEVNQRQGVRWSASKAFLHPVRQRPNLHVITGAQAAGLVWEGPRAQGVRYRLADGTERVARAGCEVVLAAGAIGSAQLLQVSGIGPQALLQSLGVPVLHDLPGVGGNLQDHLQLRLIYKVGGNARTLNTMANSLWGKAMMGLQYALFKRGPLTMAPSQLGAFARSSPDYARANVQYHVQPLSLEKFGDSLHDFPAFTASVCNLRPGSRGTVRITSADARTAPQILCNYLSTDEDCKVAADSVRLTRRIVSQPALAQYRPEEYKPGAAVQTEAQLVAAAREIGTTIFHPVGTCKMGADPLAVVDDQLRVRGVQGLRVIDASVMPTITSGNTNSPTLMIAEKGARLLLAARRQG, translated from the coding sequence ATGACGGACTCAAACACCTCCGCGCCCCTTTACGACTACGTCATTGTCGGCGCCGGCACCGCCGGCTGCCTGCTGGCCAATCGGCTGTCGGCCGATCCGGCCGTCAAGGTGCTGCTGCTCGAAGCCGGCGGCCAGGACGACTGGCGCTGGCTGCACATTCCGGTCGGCTACCTGTACTGCATCGGCAACCCGCGCACCGACTGGTGCTACCGCACCGAGCCCGACCCCGGCATCGCCGGCCGCAGCCTGGGTTATCCGCGCGGGCGCGTCCTGGGCGGCTGCTCCTCGATCAACGGCATGATCTACATGCGCGGACAGAAGGCCGACTACGACGGCTGGGCGGCGCTGGGCAACAGCGGCTGGAGCTGGGACGAGGTGCTGCCGCTGTTCAAGGCCGTCGAAGACCACCATGCCGGAGGCAGCGACTTCCATGGCGCGGGCGGCGAGTGGCGCGTCGAGCGCCAGCGCCTGTCCTGGTCGCTGCTCGATGCCTTTCGCGACGCCGCGGCGCAGGCCGGCATCGCCAAGGTGCAAGACTTCAACCGCGGCGACAATGAAGGCTGCAACTACTTCGAAGTCAACCAGCGCCAGGGCGTGCGCTGGAGCGCCTCCAAGGCCTTTCTGCATCCGGTGCGCCAGCGCCCCAATCTGCATGTGATCACCGGCGCGCAGGCGGCCGGCCTGGTATGGGAGGGTCCGCGCGCGCAGGGCGTGCGCTATCGCCTGGCGGACGGCACCGAGCGTGTTGCCCGCGCCGGGTGCGAGGTGGTGCTGGCGGCGGGCGCCATCGGTTCGGCGCAGTTGCTGCAGGTGTCGGGCATCGGGCCGCAGGCGCTGCTGCAGTCCCTGGGCGTGCCGGTGCTGCACGACCTGCCCGGAGTGGGCGGCAATCTGCAGGACCACTTGCAGCTGCGCCTGATCTACAAGGTCGGGGGCAATGCCCGCACGCTCAACACCATGGCCAACTCGCTGTGGGGCAAGGCCATGATGGGCCTGCAATACGCGCTGTTCAAGCGCGGGCCGCTGACCATGGCGCCCTCGCAGCTGGGCGCCTTCGCGCGCAGCAGCCCCGACTACGCGCGCGCCAACGTCCAATACCACGTGCAGCCCTTGTCCCTGGAGAAATTCGGCGATTCCCTGCACGACTTTCCGGCCTTCACCGCGTCGGTCTGCAACCTGCGGCCCGGCAGCCGCGGCACTGTGCGCATTACCTCTGCGGACGCACGCACCGCGCCCCAGATCCTGTGCAACTACCTGTCCACGGACGAGGACTGCAAGGTGGCGGCCGACAGCGTGCGCCTGACGCGGCGCATCGTGTCCCAACCCGCGCTGGCCCAATACCGCCCCGAGGAATACAAGCCGGGCGCGGCCGTGCAGACCGAGGCGCAACTGGTCGCCGCCGCGCGCGAGATCGGCACCACCATCTTTCACCCGGTGGGCACCTGCAAGATGGGCGCGGACCCGCTGGCCGTGGTCGATGATCAGTTGCGCGTGCGCGGCGTCCAGGGCCTGCGCGTAATCGATGCATCCGTCATGCCCACCATCACCTCGGGCAACACCAACTCTCCCACCCTGATGATCGCGGAAAAAGGCGCGCGCCTGCTGCTCGCCGCCCGCCGACAAGGTTAA
- a CDS encoding DUF502 domain-containing protein: MLKKFFITGLLVWIPLVITIWVIGLIVNTLSGVVPDFLSSQSLFHRHIPGFGFVLVIAVILGTGMVTANFLGRRLFDLWERLLNQIPLVRSIYSSVKQVSDTVLAPNGRAFRQAVLIEYPRKGSWTIAFLTGEPRGEVAGHLPGEHLSVYVPTTPNPTSGFFLIVPRAEVIELHMSVDAALKYIVSMGVVAPPAPITPAAMPEASDARLGAR; this comes from the coding sequence GTGCTCAAAAAATTCTTCATTACCGGGCTTTTGGTCTGGATCCCGCTGGTGATCACCATCTGGGTGATCGGCCTGATCGTCAACACGCTCAGCGGCGTCGTGCCCGACTTCCTCTCGTCGCAGTCGCTCTTTCACCGGCATATTCCCGGCTTCGGCTTCGTGCTGGTGATCGCGGTGATCCTGGGCACGGGCATGGTCACGGCCAATTTCCTGGGCCGTCGCCTGTTCGACCTGTGGGAGCGCCTGCTCAACCAGATCCCGCTGGTGCGTTCGATCTACAGCTCGGTCAAGCAGGTCAGCGATACCGTGTTGGCGCCCAATGGCCGGGCCTTTCGCCAGGCGGTACTGATCGAATACCCGCGCAAGGGCTCGTGGACCATCGCCTTTCTCACGGGCGAGCCCAGAGGCGAAGTGGCCGGCCACCTGCCGGGTGAGCACCTGAGCGTGTACGTGCCCACCACGCCCAACCCCACGTCGGGATTTTTTCTCATCGTGCCGCGCGCCGAGGTCATCGAGCTGCACATGTCGGTCGACGCCGCGCTCAAGTACATCGTCTCGATGGGTGTCGTGGCGCCGCCCGCGCCCATCACGCCTGCCGCCATGCCCGAGGCGTCCGACGCGCGCCTGGGCGCGCGCTGA
- the aspS gene encoding aspartate--tRNA ligase, which produces MSRTCYTGQVCRDHLGQTVTLYGWVNRRRDHGGVIFIDMRDRAGLAQIVFDPDNAAAFKIAESLRNEFCIRITGLVRKRPEGTTNAELASGEVEILCREIEVLNPSVTPPFHLDDDNLSETTRLTHRVLDLRRMQMQRNLMLRYRVSIEVRKYLDALGFIDIETPMLTKSTPEGARDYLVPSRVNAGHFFALPQSPQLFKQMLMVAGFDRYYQITKCFRDEDLRADRQPEFTQIDCETSFLNEVEIRDIFEGMIRHVFKVVQDVDLPAFPQMTWTEAIKRYGSDKPDLRVQLEFTDVTDVMRDVDFKVFSSAANMDGGRVVALCVPGGGEMPRSEIDAYTQFVGIYGAKGLAYIKVNEQAKGREGLQSPIVKNLHDASIAELLKRTGAKDGDIIFFGADSAKVVNDAIGALRVKIGHSEFGKKTGLFNSGWRPLWVIDFPMFEYDEQEGRYTAAHHPFTSPKDGHEDYLETDPGKAFAKAYDMVLNGWEIGGGSVRIHREEVQSKVFRALKIGAEEARQKFGFLLDALQYGAPPHGGLAFGLDRIVTMMTGAESIRDVIAFPKTQRAQCLLTQAPSEVDEKQLRELHIRLRNTEVK; this is translated from the coding sequence ATGAGTCGCACCTGCTACACCGGTCAAGTTTGCCGCGATCATCTCGGCCAGACTGTCACCCTGTACGGCTGGGTGAATCGGCGCCGCGACCATGGCGGCGTCATCTTCATCGATATGCGCGATCGCGCCGGCCTGGCCCAGATCGTGTTCGACCCCGACAATGCCGCAGCCTTCAAGATCGCCGAGAGCCTGCGCAACGAGTTCTGCATCCGCATCACCGGCCTGGTGCGCAAGCGCCCCGAGGGCACGACCAACGCCGAGCTGGCCTCGGGCGAGGTCGAGATCCTCTGCCGTGAAATCGAAGTGCTGAACCCCTCGGTCACGCCGCCCTTCCACCTGGATGACGACAACCTGTCGGAAACCACGCGCCTGACGCACCGCGTGCTGGACCTGCGCCGCATGCAGATGCAGCGCAACCTGATGCTGCGCTATCGCGTGTCCATCGAGGTGCGCAAGTACCTCGACGCCCTGGGTTTCATCGACATCGAAACGCCCATGCTCACCAAGAGCACGCCTGAAGGCGCACGCGACTATCTGGTGCCCTCGCGCGTGAACGCGGGCCATTTCTTCGCGCTGCCCCAGTCGCCCCAGCTGTTCAAGCAGATGCTGATGGTCGCCGGCTTCGACCGCTACTACCAGATCACCAAGTGCTTTCGCGACGAAGATCTGCGCGCCGACCGTCAGCCCGAATTCACGCAGATCGACTGCGAAACCTCCTTCCTGAACGAAGTCGAGATCCGCGACATCTTCGAAGGCATGATCCGCCACGTGTTCAAGGTGGTGCAGGACGTGGACCTGCCGGCTTTCCCGCAGATGACCTGGACCGAGGCCATCAAGCGCTACGGTTCGGACAAGCCCGACCTGCGCGTGCAGCTCGAGTTCACCGACGTCACCGACGTGATGCGCGATGTGGACTTCAAGGTCTTTTCCTCGGCGGCCAATATGGACGGCGGCCGCGTGGTGGCCCTGTGCGTGCCCGGCGGCGGCGAAATGCCGCGCAGCGAGATCGACGCCTACACTCAGTTCGTGGGCATCTACGGCGCCAAGGGCCTGGCCTACATCAAGGTCAACGAACAGGCCAAGGGCCGCGAGGGCCTGCAGTCGCCCATCGTCAAGAACCTGCATGACGCTTCTATTGCCGAGCTGCTCAAGCGCACCGGCGCCAAGGACGGCGACATTATTTTCTTCGGCGCCGACAGCGCCAAGGTGGTCAATGACGCCATCGGCGCGCTGCGCGTGAAAATCGGCCACAGCGAATTCGGCAAGAAGACGGGCCTGTTCAACAGCGGCTGGCGGCCGCTGTGGGTCATCGACTTTCCCATGTTCGAGTACGACGAGCAAGAAGGCCGCTACACCGCCGCCCACCACCCCTTCACCAGCCCCAAGGACGGCCACGAGGACTACCTCGAGACCGATCCGGGCAAGGCCTTCGCCAAGGCCTACGACATGGTGCTCAACGGTTGGGAAATCGGCGGCGGCTCGGTGCGCATCCATCGCGAAGAGGTGCAGAGCAAGGTGTTCCGCGCCCTGAAGATCGGCGCCGAAGAGGCCCGCCAGAAGTTCGGCTTCCTGCTCGATGCGCTGCAGTACGGCGCCCCCCCGCACGGCGGCCTGGCCTTCGGCCTGGACCGCATCGTCACCATGATGACCGGCGCCGAATCGATCCGCGACGTGATCGCCTTCCCCAAGACCCAGCGTGCCCAATGCCTGCTGACCCAGGCCCCGTCCGAGGTCGACGAGAAGCAGCTGCGCGAACTGCACATTCGCCTGCGCAACACCGAAGTCAAATAG
- a CDS encoding FmdB family zinc ribbon protein, with protein sequence MPIYAYKCSACGHAADVLQKISDAPLTVCPSCGQAAYSKQVTAAGFQLKGSGWYVTDFRGNGSGGKAAAKPTGESDAAAPSEAAKPSTESAAPAAAPAPAPAAPPSSST encoded by the coding sequence ATGCCTATCTACGCCTACAAGTGCAGCGCCTGCGGCCATGCCGCCGACGTGCTGCAGAAAATATCCGATGCCCCCCTGACGGTCTGCCCCAGCTGCGGCCAGGCCGCCTATTCCAAGCAGGTCACCGCGGCGGGCTTTCAGCTCAAAGGCTCGGGCTGGTACGTCACCGACTTTCGCGGCAACGGCTCGGGCGGCAAGGCCGCGGCCAAGCCGACTGGCGAGTCCGATGCGGCCGCGCCGTCCGAAGCAGCCAAGCCGTCCACCGAAAGCGCCGCGCCCGCCGCCGCGCCGGCGCCGGCGCCGGCCGCCCCCCCTTCTTCGTCCACCTGA
- a CDS encoding putative Na+/H+ antiporter, with the protein MSAAIEITATLCFALAVLHTFSVSIFARLAHRGGPHAGTWHLLAEVEVVFGAWAFVLLLAMAALTDVPTAVKYLDDSNFTEPLFVFAIMVVAASRPVLELARLLLQGAVRLLPVRRELGMFLLIMALVPLVGSLITEPAAMTLAAILLRDGYFRAGSARFKYLTLGVLFVNVSIGGVLTAYAAPPVLMVASAFNWDTAYMLAHFGGRAAAAVLVNAVALTWICRADAIAAAAAGRPSRQEPGEPGAAGGHTARPPVPAWVMAVHLLFLAGVVLGAHHPPVFLGLLMLFIGFCSAYKRYQSRLLIKEGLLVGFFLAGLVVLGGLQQWWLQDLLGGLPPLVLYWGAAALTALTDNAALTYLGSLVHGTGEAWRVMLVAGAVTGGGLTVIANAPNPAGFALLKGSFPGESISAGKLLLAALAPTLVAAAAFLLP; encoded by the coding sequence ATGTCCGCCGCCATCGAAATCACCGCAACCCTGTGCTTCGCGCTGGCCGTGCTGCACACGTTCTCCGTGTCGATCTTCGCGCGGCTTGCGCACCGCGGCGGTCCGCACGCCGGGACATGGCATCTGCTGGCCGAGGTCGAGGTGGTGTTCGGCGCCTGGGCCTTCGTGCTGCTGTTGGCCATGGCCGCGCTGACCGACGTGCCCACGGCCGTGAAGTACCTGGACGACAGCAACTTCACCGAGCCGCTGTTTGTCTTTGCCATCATGGTGGTGGCCGCCAGTCGGCCCGTGCTGGAACTGGCGCGCCTGCTGCTGCAGGGCGCCGTGCGGCTGCTGCCGGTGCGGCGCGAGTTGGGCATGTTCTTGCTGATCATGGCGCTGGTGCCGCTGGTCGGTTCCCTCATCACCGAACCGGCGGCCATGACGCTGGCCGCCATCCTGCTGCGCGACGGCTACTTCCGCGCGGGCAGCGCGCGTTTCAAATACCTCACGCTGGGCGTGCTGTTCGTCAACGTGTCCATAGGCGGGGTGCTGACGGCCTATGCCGCGCCGCCGGTGCTGATGGTGGCCTCGGCCTTCAATTGGGATACCGCCTATATGCTCGCCCATTTCGGCGGCCGGGCCGCGGCGGCGGTGCTTGTCAACGCCGTCGCGCTGACCTGGATCTGCCGCGCGGACGCGATCGCCGCGGCCGCGGCGGGCCGGCCGTCCAGGCAGGAGCCGGGCGAACCAGGCGCTGCCGGCGGCCATACCGCCCGCCCGCCCGTGCCGGCCTGGGTCATGGCCGTGCATCTTCTCTTTCTGGCCGGCGTGGTGCTCGGCGCGCACCATCCGCCAGTGTTCCTGGGCCTGCTCATGCTCTTCATCGGTTTTTGCAGCGCCTACAAGCGCTACCAGAGCCGCCTGCTGATCAAGGAAGGCCTGTTGGTGGGCTTCTTCCTGGCGGGGCTGGTGGTGCTGGGCGGTCTGCAGCAGTGGTGGCTGCAGGACCTGCTGGGCGGCCTGCCGCCGCTGGTGCTGTATTGGGGCGCCGCGGCGCTCACCGCATTGACCGACAACGCCGCGCTCACCTACCTGGGCTCGCTGGTCCACGGCACCGGCGAGGCCTGGCGCGTCATGCTGGTGGCCGGCGCCGTCACCGGCGGCGGACTCACCGTCATCGCCAACGCGCCCAACCCGGCCGGTTTTGCCCTGCTCAAGGGCTCATTTCCCGGGGAGTCCATCTCCGCCGGCAAACTGCTGCTGGCCGCGCTGGCGCCCACCCTGGTCGCGGCGGCGGCGTTCCTGCTGCCTTAG
- a CDS encoding PLP-dependent aminotransferase family protein has protein sequence MDKPYEPECVFSERANQLTSSAIREILKVTERPEVISFAGGLPAPAGFPVEKMRETFDKVLAENGKVALQYGPTEGYKPLREWVAQDLNKAGANLTLDNILIVSGSQQALDLLGKILIDKGSKVLVEDPTYLGALQSFSQYQPAYATVPTDEGGLVPEAITPELAAGARFLYALPNFQNPTGRTLNRARRETLVQKAASLKFPIIEDDPYGELRYAGEPQPGLLALGTEVGANVIRLGTFSKVLAPGLRLGYIAAHSKIIHKLVQAKQATDLHTPTLTQMAVYETVKDGFLAEHLPHVREIYRKQGHCMLEALEREFPAGVTWTQPEGGMFLWVTVPGHIDTQQLLAEAVEQNVAFVPGGPFFAGKPQHNTLRLSFATVPEEKIRAGIAVLGKLLKQKV, from the coding sequence ATGGACAAACCTTACGAACCCGAGTGCGTTTTTTCGGAACGCGCCAATCAGCTCACCAGCTCCGCCATCCGCGAAATCCTCAAGGTCACCGAACGGCCCGAGGTCATTTCCTTTGCCGGCGGCCTGCCCGCCCCCGCGGGCTTCCCGGTGGAAAAGATGCGCGAGACGTTCGACAAGGTATTGGCCGAGAACGGCAAGGTCGCCCTGCAGTACGGCCCCACCGAAGGCTACAAGCCGCTGCGCGAGTGGGTGGCGCAAGACCTGAACAAGGCCGGCGCGAACCTGACCCTGGACAACATCCTGATCGTGTCCGGCTCGCAGCAGGCGCTGGACCTGCTGGGCAAGATCCTGATCGACAAGGGCAGCAAGGTGCTGGTGGAAGACCCGACCTACCTGGGCGCCCTGCAGTCGTTCAGCCAGTACCAGCCCGCCTACGCCACGGTGCCCACCGACGAGGGCGGCCTGGTCCCCGAGGCCATCACGCCCGAGCTGGCTGCCGGCGCGCGCTTTCTGTACGCCCTGCCCAATTTCCAGAACCCCACCGGCCGCACGCTGAACCGCGCGCGCCGCGAGACGCTGGTGCAAAAGGCCGCCAGCCTGAAGTTCCCCATCATCGAGGACGACCCCTACGGCGAGCTGCGCTATGCCGGCGAGCCCCAGCCGGGCCTCTTGGCACTGGGCACCGAGGTCGGCGCCAACGTGATCCGCCTGGGCACCTTCTCCAAGGTGCTGGCGCCCGGTCTGCGCCTGGGCTATATCGCCGCGCACAGCAAGATCATCCACAAGCTGGTGCAGGCCAAGCAGGCCACCGATCTGCACACGCCCACGCTCACGCAGATGGCGGTATACGAGACGGTCAAGGACGGCTTCCTGGCCGAGCACCTGCCTCATGTGCGCGAGATCTACCGCAAGCAGGGCCACTGCATGCTGGAAGCGCTCGAACGCGAGTTCCCGGCCGGCGTCACCTGGACCCAGCCCGAGGGCGGCATGTTCCTGTGGGTGACGGTGCCCGGACACATCGACACGCAGCAGCTGCTGGCCGAGGCGGTGGAGCAGAACGTGGCCTTCGTGCCGGGCGGGCCGTTCTTTGCCGGCAAGCCGCAGCACAACACCCTGCGCCTGAGTTTTGCGACGGTGCCGGAAGAAAAGATCCGGGCGGGGATCGCGGTGTTGGGGAAGTTGCTCAAGCAGAAGGTTTGA